The genome window ACTCttgatctttcttcctttgtgtATAAAATCAAATAGAGGACTACTTCTCCCCAAGATTCCTTGGTAGTCTGTCAGTGGAAGATTTTTGTCGCCGTCCCCTCGCCTCCTCCAATCTCACGAATTCCTACAAAACACCGTCATGCGTGAGTGCATCTCCATCCACGTCAGCCAGGCTGGTGTCCAGATTGGCAATGACTGCTGGGAACTCTACTGCCTGGAACAAGGCATCCAGCCCGATGGCCAGATGCCAAGTGACAAGACCATCCGGGGAGGAGATGACTCCTTCAACACCTTCTTCAGTGAGACCGGTGCCGGCAAGCACGTGCCCAGGGCAGTGTTTGTAGATCTGGAACCCACAGTCATTGATGAAGTTCGCACTGGCACCTACCGCCAGCTCTTCCACCCTGAGCAGCTCATCACAGGCAAGGAAGATGCTGCCAATAACTATGCCCGTGGGCACTACACCATTGGCAAGGAGATCATTGACCTTGTTCTGGACAGAATTCGCAAGCTGGCTGACCAGTGCACAGGTCTTCAGGGCTTCTTGGTTTTCCACAGCTTTGGTGGGGGAACCGgttctgggttcacctccctgctGATGGAACGCCTTTCTGTTGATTATGGCAAGAAGTCCAAGCTGGAGTTCTCCATTTACCCAGCCCCCAAGGTTTCCACAGCTGTGGTCGAGCCCTACAACTCCATCCTCACCACCCACACCACCCTAGAGCACTCAGATTGTGCCTTTATGGTAGACAATGAGGCCATCTATGATATCTGTTGTAGGAACCTCGATATTGAGCACCCAACCTACACCAACTTTAACCTTAACCTTAACCGCCTTATTAGCCAGATTGTGTCCATCACTGCTTCCCTCAGGTTTGATGGTGCCCTGAATGTTGATTTGACAGAATTCCAGACCAACCTGGTGCCCTACCCCCGCATCCACTTTCCTCTGGCCACATATGCTCCCGTCATCTCTGCTGAGAAAGCCTACCATGAACAACTTACTGTAGCAGAGATCACCAATGCTTGCTTTGAGCCAGCCAACCAGATGGTGAAATGTGACCCTCGCCACGGTAAATACATGGCTTGCTGCCTATTGTACCGTGGCGACGTGGTTCCCAAAGATGTCAATGCTGCCATTGCCACCATCAAGACCAAGCGCACCATCCAGTTTGTGGATTGGTGCCCCACTGGCTTTAAGGTTGGCATTAATTACCAACCTCCTACTGTGGTGCCTGGTGGAGACCTAGCCAAGGTCCAGCGAGCTGTGTGCATGCTGAGCAACACCACAGCCGTGGCTGAAGCCTGGGCTCGCCTGGACCACAAGTTTGACCTGATGTATGCCAAGCGTGCCTTTGTTCACTGGTATGTGGGTGaggggatggaggaaggagagTTCTCTGAGGCCTGTGAGGTCTTGGCTGCCCTTGAGAAGGATTATGAGGAGGTTAAAGCAGATAGTTGTGAGGGAGAGGATGAGGGTGAAGAGTATTAACTATGTGCTGCAGTTTTACACACTCCGTTGTCTTGGGGCTGTCTTATTTCCATTCTGTGAAACTGTCTATTGTGGTTTTACACTGTCAATAAAAgtgatgttttcatttaaaaaaaaaaaaaatcaaatagaggAGAACAAGTTGAAAAAGCATGcaaatacaaatacacacacagacacacctcTATATATAGATCAGTGCCTTCTCTCACAGTCCAATTTATCTAGCATTAATCATCATTACTAAACTTGGACTTTCCTGAGCCAGAATTTTGTAATTCTCGGAGCTTAGAACCTGGGTGTGTGGGGTAGTCGCTGTCGTGTCTAGAAGAGCTCTGGGAAGTCAGAGGGCCTGCCCATCGGGATAGAACACTCCATTTAACTGCCTTCCCCTATTCATTCATCCTATCCAttcagttctttatttctttattccataACTATTAGTTGGACATATGCTACTTGCTGGATACACAAAGATAGTAAGACATGGCTTTGGTTATGAAATAGTTAAGTGGTGGAGCTATGATTCAAATCCACTGGTGGCTTCCCAGAGTACTGGGAGACA of Choloepus didactylus isolate mChoDid1 chromosome 14, mChoDid1.pri, whole genome shotgun sequence contains these proteins:
- the LOC119509084 gene encoding tubulin alpha-1C chain-like — its product is MRECISIHVSQAGVQIGNDCWELYCLEQGIQPDGQMPSDKTIRGGDDSFNTFFSETGAGKHVPRAVFVDLEPTVIDEVRTGTYRQLFHPEQLITGKEDAANNYARGHYTIGKEIIDLVLDRIRKLADQCTGLQGFLVFHSFGGGTGSGFTSLLMERLSVDYGKKSKLEFSIYPAPKVSTAVVEPYNSILTTHTTLEHSDCAFMVDNEAIYDICCRNLDIEHPTYTNFNLNLNRLISQIVSITASLRFDGALNVDLTEFQTNLVPYPRIHFPLATYAPVISAEKAYHEQLTVAEITNACFEPANQMVKCDPRHGKYMACCLLYRGDVVPKDVNAAIATIKTKRTIQFVDWCPTGFKVGINYQPPTVVPGGDLAKVQRAVCMLSNTTAVAEAWARLDHKFDLMYAKRAFVHWYVGEGMEEGEFSEACEVLAALEKDYEEVKADSCEGEDEGEEY